One genomic window of Candidatus Kuenenia stuttgartiensis includes the following:
- a CDS encoding VanZ family protein, with protein MTKKIKIHWGIKCALAFGYAYGIYVASSTDTSSVSLPNHIDKLIHFVEYGILCLFVCWVVSSFQIKSAKMFYLLAFGITSLYGMFDEFHQSFIPHRSADVLDWLADTAGAATACFLWHVFIRKNKASNRLLTDR; from the coding sequence ATGACCAAAAAAATTAAGATTCACTGGGGTATAAAATGTGCACTGGCATTTGGGTATGCATACGGCATTTATGTAGCATCATCCACAGATACCTCTTCAGTCTCCTTGCCAAACCATATCGACAAACTTATCCATTTTGTTGAATATGGGATATTATGTTTGTTCGTCTGCTGGGTTGTTTCTTCCTTTCAAATCAAATCCGCGAAGATGTTTTATCTGTTAGCCTTCGGTATAACCTCATTGTATGGTATGTTCGATGAATTCCACCAGTCATTCATCCCCCATCGTTCCGCGGATGTACTCGACTGGCTGGCGGACACTGCCGGTGCGGCTACGGCATGTTTTCTATGGCATGTTTTTATCCGTAAAAATAAGGCCAGCAACCGCTTATTGACAGACAGATAA
- a CDS encoding tetratricopeptide repeat protein yields the protein MNARYLKFVSPAILIFLSGFLYLNSLHNDFVYDDAYIIKENHFITSLKNFPKLFHKDYFYVSGELSYRPIVTITYFIDHALWNLKPFGYHLTNTVLHTINVFLFFLFTKCIFKNLRQAFIATLFYLSHPLLTETVNAICYREDILVSIFFLLAFILFLKTKNHRQSHTNSHFTLCYFLSCLAYLIALFSKEMAITFPILIVIFDLLFLSQNEKKSDSLAPLAKKVARFMLFYSGYIFVTGVYIFLRFFALSNNLKTIEIYPTNIATMTKVVAYYLKLIFLPVPLNADYYVPGHLSFTLSLFVAALLITCFVVIFVRFLRRNRYVIFFILWFFITLLPVLGIIPIGNIMAERYLYVPIIGLCCTISYSFLNRKLSYPIVVVFGVILLCFQIGVIHRNRIWRNDATLWFNTFQREPKSARACGNLGNAYFNNLRYEEAIKMYRQALALEHSYPFIHFNLGAAYEKISLVDKAIEEYKASISNLNDNTLAYNNIAMIYDKRGRHDLAVETYLLALKDNPYVPFVHNNLGNTYEYTGNKEKALAEYREAVKLDNNYADAHNNMGAVYLKSGNVDMAIREFEKAIYSKQGHVDAHYNLGIAYASKGLFKEASEELKLSLQYNPNDYSVYRDLGVLYYQHFKDIDTSLYYLNESIRLAPNLAEKEKVGNIIKSIMTATIDAP from the coding sequence ATGAACGCCAGGTATTTAAAGTTTGTTTCTCCTGCCATCCTCATTTTTCTATCGGGATTTTTGTATCTCAACTCATTGCATAACGATTTTGTTTATGACGACGCATACATCATCAAGGAAAACCACTTCATTACCTCACTAAAAAATTTCCCTAAATTATTCCATAAAGATTATTTTTATGTTTCCGGAGAACTCAGTTACCGCCCTATCGTCACCATAACTTATTTTATTGACCATGCATTGTGGAATCTTAAACCCTTTGGCTATCATTTAACCAATACGGTACTCCACACCATCAACGTATTCCTATTTTTCCTCTTTACTAAATGTATTTTCAAGAACCTTCGGCAGGCTTTCATCGCTACGCTGTTCTATCTATCGCATCCTCTGTTAACGGAGACGGTTAATGCAATTTGTTACCGGGAAGATATACTTGTTTCAATTTTTTTCCTTTTAGCGTTTATTTTATTCCTGAAAACAAAAAACCACAGGCAAAGCCACACAAATAGCCACTTTACCCTTTGTTATTTTCTCTCTTGTCTCGCATACCTCATCGCCCTTTTTTCAAAAGAAATGGCGATTACATTCCCAATCCTTATTGTAATCTTCGATCTTTTGTTTTTATCTCAAAACGAAAAAAAATCTGATTCCTTAGCCCCTCTTGCAAAAAAAGTTGCTCGTTTCATGCTCTTTTACAGCGGATATATTTTTGTTACAGGTGTCTATATCTTTCTGAGATTTTTTGCCCTCAGTAATAACTTAAAAACGATAGAAATCTATCCAACAAATATTGCCACCATGACAAAGGTAGTGGCATATTATCTAAAACTTATTTTTTTACCTGTCCCCCTTAACGCGGATTATTACGTACCAGGGCATTTATCTTTTACGTTATCGTTATTTGTGGCTGCCTTGCTGATTACGTGTTTCGTTGTTATTTTTGTACGTTTCTTACGAAGGAATAGATATGTCATTTTTTTTATTTTATGGTTCTTTATCACACTTTTGCCGGTGCTTGGCATTATCCCCATCGGCAACATTATGGCGGAAAGGTATTTGTATGTGCCGATAATCGGCCTTTGTTGCACAATAAGCTATTCCTTTTTGAATAGAAAATTGTCTTATCCTATTGTTGTTGTTTTTGGCGTTATTCTGCTCTGTTTTCAAATTGGAGTGATACACAGAAACCGTATCTGGCGTAACGACGCTACACTATGGTTTAACACATTTCAAAGAGAACCGAAAAGCGCCAGGGCATGCGGCAACCTGGGCAATGCATACTTTAATAACCTGCGGTATGAGGAAGCAATCAAAATGTACCGGCAGGCGCTTGCCCTGGAACACAGCTATCCATTTATCCATTTTAATCTGGGGGCGGCTTATGAGAAAATTAGCCTTGTTGACAAGGCAATAGAAGAATATAAAGCGTCCATCTCAAATCTTAACGATAATACGCTTGCATACAACAATATTGCTATGATCTATGATAAACGAGGACGCCATGATTTGGCTGTCGAAACCTATCTCCTTGCATTAAAAGATAATCCCTATGTACCTTTCGTACACAACAATCTTGGGAATACCTATGAATACACCGGCAACAAGGAAAAGGCACTCGCTGAATACAGGGAAGCGGTAAAACTCGATAACAATTATGCGGACGCCCATAATAATATGGGCGCTGTTTATCTGAAAAGCGGAAACGTTGATATGGCCATTCGTGAATTTGAAAAAGCCATTTATTCAAAACAAGGGCATGTTGATGCGCATTACAATCTGGGAATTGCGTATGCGTCAAAAGGCCTTTTTAAAGAGGCGTCGGAAGAACTAAAACTTTCCCTTCAATATAATCCAAACGACTATTCCGTATACAGGGACCTGGGCGTATTATATTATCAGCACTTTAAAGATATCGATACGTCCCTTTATTATTTAAATGAATCAATCCGCCTGGCGCCGAATCTCGCAGAAAAAGAAAAGGTCGGCAATATAATAAAATCAATTATGACAGCAACTATTGACGCCCCTTAA
- the proB gene encoding glutamate 5-kinase: MKEISDIRYEYIKDTKKIVIKIGTGVITDNAGYLDNKQIKGLAEQVIELKRRNFNVTVVSSGAIGCGMGELGLQKRPGTLPELQAVASIGQSKLISTYDSFFKSHGYHAAQILFTREDFENRKRYLNTCNTIHTLFRMNAIPVVNENDTISTDEIAFGDNDELSALVTNLIDADLLVILSSVDGLYDKQPEGESRAHVIPVVEHITHKTKQMAYNSKTLRGVGGMRTKLEAASIVTNAGEKVIIANGRHENVLLKIFQYEDIGTLFLPKNEKLTSRKRWIGYSKKSKGVVFVDEGACSALSKKGKSLLASGIVSIEGGFEKGDIVSICKGENDGVFARGLTNYSSEEIEKIKGCRASSIHKILGYKSYDEVIHRDNLVLI, from the coding sequence GTGAAAGAAATATCAGACATACGGTACGAATACATAAAAGACACAAAAAAGATTGTTATTAAAATAGGCACCGGCGTGATAACTGACAATGCGGGATATTTGGACAATAAACAGATAAAAGGGTTAGCCGAACAGGTCATAGAGTTAAAAAGAAGAAATTTTAATGTAACGGTGGTAAGTTCCGGCGCAATCGGATGCGGTATGGGCGAGTTGGGGTTGCAAAAGAGACCCGGTACGCTTCCTGAGCTGCAGGCGGTTGCGTCCATTGGCCAAAGCAAATTAATAAGCACGTATGATAGTTTTTTTAAATCGCATGGATATCATGCGGCACAAATCTTATTTACACGGGAAGATTTTGAAAACAGGAAAAGATATTTAAATACATGCAATACCATCCATACATTATTCCGAATGAATGCGATTCCTGTAGTAAACGAGAATGATACTATTTCGACCGATGAAATTGCCTTTGGCGATAATGACGAATTGTCCGCATTAGTAACTAATCTTATTGACGCAGACCTGCTGGTTATTCTCTCTTCAGTTGATGGGTTGTATGACAAACAACCCGAAGGAGAAAGCCGGGCGCATGTTATCCCTGTAGTGGAACACATTACTCATAAAACCAAACAAATGGCTTACAATTCCAAGACGTTGAGAGGGGTGGGGGGGATGCGTACCAAGTTGGAAGCTGCATCAATTGTGACGAATGCCGGTGAAAAAGTGATTATTGCCAACGGGCGACATGAAAATGTGTTGCTAAAGATTTTTCAGTATGAGGATATCGGGACGTTGTTTCTTCCAAAAAATGAAAAACTGACAAGCCGAAAGCGATGGATAGGGTATTCAAAGAAATCGAAAGGCGTTGTATTCGTTGATGAAGGCGCCTGTTCTGCCCTGTCGAAGAAGGGGAAGAGCCTTCTTGCATCCGGCATTGTTTCGATTGAAGGCGGTTTTGAGAAAGGAGATATTGTTTCGATTTGTAAAGGTGAAAATGATGGCGTTTTTGCGAGAGGATTAACCAATTATTCTTCTGAGGAGATAGAAAAAATCAAGGGATGCCGCGCCTCTTCGATTCACAAGATTCTGGGCTATAAATCCTATGATGAGGTTATTCATCGGGACAACCTGGTTTTGATTTAA
- a CDS encoding NYN domain-containing protein has protein sequence MLIIIDGYNLIFSVPELEKHVERNFIEAVRDYVISFLSQYRQEKHYDIIVVFDGTYSETSLPRRLVSGGIKIIYSKTGVKADTEIMNIASHVKNPKDVCIVTYDNEIKRHVKKCGCRILDPKSLYREIYDVLFKENNQKPSEPESKWKGPTEGDAKSWEGVFKEVTREEVDFHIKKTGLANIKKKQVQVTFENTCKNEHQEDSLPDNNTQYWIRLFEGLENNDQKN, from the coding sequence ATGCTAATCATTATTGACGGCTATAATCTTATCTTTTCCGTGCCGGAATTGGAAAAACATGTGGAAAGGAATTTTATTGAAGCGGTGCGCGATTATGTAATATCCTTCCTCTCACAATACCGGCAGGAAAAGCACTACGATATAATCGTTGTATTTGATGGCACCTATTCAGAAACAAGCTTACCGAGAAGACTGGTTTCCGGGGGGATAAAAATAATTTATTCCAAAACGGGCGTCAAAGCGGACACCGAAATCATGAACATTGCCAGCCATGTGAAAAATCCGAAAGACGTATGTATTGTAACCTACGATAATGAAATAAAAAGACATGTTAAAAAATGCGGCTGCCGGATTTTGGACCCAAAATCACTGTACAGAGAAATCTACGATGTACTCTTTAAAGAGAATAACCAAAAACCCTCAGAACCTGAAAGTAAATGGAAAGGACCTACAGAAGGTGACGCTAAATCGTGGGAAGGCGTTTTTAAGGAAGTCACCCGTGAAGAGGTCGATTTCCACATAAAAAAAACCGGTTTGGCAAACATAAAGAAAAAACAGGTGCAAGTAACATTTGAAAACACCTGTAAAAATGAACATCAGGAAGACTCTCTCCCTGACAATAATACACAATACTGGATTCGCCTCTTTGAAGGATTAGAAAACAATGACCAAAAAAATTAA